From a region of the Acinetobacter larvae genome:
- a CDS encoding PilW family protein, producing the protein MIWTQYGLSVLEVVISLTLGLLLVGAAFKLLESGERAYSTQQAVADIQDRAILSLAYVATEIRRSHRALAVSIQDQPIYAGLLLNAHAEQHTAQAAQPKVVQTRSFMTAVAMEQTSTFALKSMQPSAREQGVAAAISVASNAQAHYPAQLQGILPITVTAGGPSHLRDTQTGKALASDQLVIQFYAEEAGIDCEGHQYQAGQFVVERFFLRPDALNQQAKQQTVLALACEAGGYDQQATRILKNPMQAGQAFGQGLGAVMIPQVEHFKLMFAIADEQRRQGLAYISSQEYQALPQRPRPAIYAVQLGILLGSNHPITASHNDSPQFQILQQAVQLLAPSNAQQGQQYLYHVLEHSVALEPGLVVIEEKS; encoded by the coding sequence ATGATCTGGACACAATATGGGCTCAGTGTGTTGGAAGTGGTGATTTCACTGACATTGGGATTATTACTTGTCGGGGCTGCCTTTAAGTTATTAGAAAGTGGCGAGCGTGCCTATAGCACCCAACAAGCTGTGGCGGATATCCAAGATCGTGCGATTTTATCTTTAGCTTATGTTGCTACAGAAATACGCCGTAGTCATCGCGCACTGGCAGTTTCTATTCAAGATCAACCAATTTATGCAGGCTTGTTGTTGAATGCTCATGCTGAACAGCATACAGCGCAAGCTGCACAGCCTAAAGTCGTGCAAACAAGGTCATTCATGACAGCTGTTGCAATGGAGCAAACATCAACGTTTGCGCTAAAAAGTATGCAACCATCTGCGCGTGAACAAGGCGTCGCAGCAGCAATATCCGTGGCAAGCAATGCACAAGCTCATTATCCAGCACAATTACAAGGCATATTGCCTATTACAGTGACTGCCGGTGGTCCAAGCCATTTAAGGGATACTCAGACCGGTAAGGCGCTGGCGAGTGATCAATTGGTGATTCAATTTTATGCCGAAGAAGCAGGAATTGACTGTGAAGGGCATCAATATCAAGCAGGGCAGTTTGTGGTGGAAAGATTTTTTTTACGTCCTGATGCGTTGAATCAACAGGCGAAGCAACAAACGGTGTTGGCACTTGCCTGTGAAGCAGGTGGATATGACCAACAAGCCACGCGTATTCTCAAGAATCCGATGCAGGCAGGGCAAGCCTTCGGGCAGGGTTTAGGTGCTGTGATGATTCCACAGGTTGAGCATTTTAAGTTAATGTTTGCTATTGCCGATGAGCAACGTCGTCAAGGTCTGGCTTATATTTCCAGTCAGGAGTATCAGGCGTTGCCACAACGTCCACGTCCAGCGATTTATGCAGTGCAACTGGGAATTTTATTAGGTTCAAATCATCCTATCACAGCATCTCATAATGATTCACCACAATTTCAAATTTTACAGCAAGCCGTGCAATTGCTTGCACCCAGCAATGCTCAGCAAGGACAACAGTATTTATATCATGTGTTAGAACATAGTGTTGCCTTAGAGCCGGGTTTGGTGGTGATTGAGGAAAAATCATGA
- the rpsP gene encoding 30S ribosomal protein S16, with the protein MVVIRLARGGAKKRPFYQVVVTDSRNARDGRFIERIGFFNPTAQGKAEKLRLDADRFAHWVAQGAQPSERVASLAAQAKKAAAAV; encoded by the coding sequence ATGGTCGTAATTCGTCTAGCACGCGGTGGTGCTAAAAAACGTCCGTTCTATCAAGTTGTTGTAACTGATAGCCGCAATGCGCGTGACGGTCGTTTCATCGAACGTATTGGTTTCTTTAACCCAACAGCTCAAGGTAAAGCAGAAAAACTTCGTTTAGATGCTGACCGTTTTGCACACTGGGTTGCTCAAGGTGCACAACCTTCTGAGCGTGTAGCATCTTTAGCTGCTCAAGCCAAAAAAGCTGCTGCAGCTGTATAA
- the rimM gene encoding ribosome maturation factor RimM (Essential for efficient processing of 16S rRNA), which produces MTSTQNVPEDRIQIGQLRSAYGLNGWLWVYSNTEPMSNIFDYLPWYIETKAGWQMIDVKRWKPHGKGLVVSLKNVSDRTAAESLVGANIWIAKSQLPQPGVDEYYWSDLKGLTVLGLDDEEQEVNLGKIYELFETGANDVMVVRATPDSIDGEERMIPWHRDVVQRVDLEAGRIYVNWGVDF; this is translated from the coding sequence ATGACATCAACACAGAATGTTCCAGAAGATCGTATTCAGATTGGACAGTTACGTTCAGCATATGGATTAAATGGGTGGCTCTGGGTCTATTCCAATACAGAACCGATGAGCAATATATTTGACTACCTTCCTTGGTACATAGAGACCAAAGCTGGTTGGCAAATGATAGATGTAAAACGTTGGAAACCACACGGCAAAGGCTTAGTTGTTTCGCTTAAAAATGTGAGTGATCGCACTGCAGCGGAAAGCTTAGTTGGCGCTAATATCTGGATAGCCAAATCGCAACTGCCTCAACCAGGCGTAGACGAGTATTACTGGTCAGATTTGAAAGGCTTAACGGTGTTAGGTCTAGATGATGAAGAGCAGGAAGTCAATCTCGGTAAAATCTACGAATTGTTTGAAACAGGAGCCAACGATGTCATGGTGGTTCGCGCCACACCAGACAGTATCGATGGCGAAGAGCGTATGATTCCTTGGCATCGGGATGTGGTACAACGCGTTGATCTCGAAGCTGGTCGTATCTACGTAAATTGGGGCGTAGATTTCTAA
- the trmD gene encoding tRNA (guanosine(37)-N1)-methyltransferase TrmD produces the protein MFFAVITLFPEMFEAITAYGISGRAAKRELIQLHCINPRDFAEGNYRRVDERPFGGGPGMVMMAEPLAQAIQHAKQLAKQAGCTDVPVVYMSPQGQTLHETAVQNFVSYDGLIVLCGRYEGVDERLIQRYVDQEWSIGDYVLSGGELPAMVLLDSIIRKLPNAMSDEQSAVQDSFVDGLLDCPQYTKPDLFEGLAVPEVLKSGHHANIEKWRFLQRYQRTMQRRPELVEQVELSQQQKKWLKD, from the coding sequence ATGTTCTTTGCAGTCATAACGCTTTTTCCTGAAATGTTTGAAGCGATCACAGCTTACGGCATTAGTGGGCGTGCGGCAAAACGAGAATTGATACAGCTTCATTGTATTAATCCGCGTGATTTTGCTGAGGGCAACTACAGAAGAGTGGATGAACGTCCATTTGGTGGGGGTCCGGGTATGGTGATGATGGCAGAGCCTCTGGCTCAAGCGATTCAACATGCCAAACAGCTTGCAAAGCAAGCAGGTTGCACCGATGTACCTGTGGTCTATATGTCGCCACAAGGGCAAACCCTGCATGAGACAGCAGTACAAAATTTTGTCAGTTATGATGGACTCATTGTATTGTGTGGTCGTTATGAAGGGGTCGATGAACGTTTAATCCAACGTTATGTCGATCAGGAATGGTCGATAGGGGATTATGTTTTATCGGGCGGTGAGTTGCCTGCGATGGTATTACTCGACAGTATCATTCGTAAATTACCGAATGCGATGTCGGATGAACAGTCAGCTGTGCAAGATTCTTTTGTGGATGGTCTACTCGATTGCCCACAATATACCAAGCCTGACCTTTTTGAGGGATTGGCTGTGCCTGAAGTATTGAAATCTGGGCACCATGCCAATATCGAAAAATGGCGCTTTTTGCAGCGTTATCAGCGCACCATGCAACGCCGACCGGAGTTGGTTGAGCAGGTTGAGCTGAGTCAACAGCAAAAGAAATGGCTGAAAGATTGA
- the rplS gene encoding 50S ribosomal protein L19, which yields MSGKHPLVQAVENAQLKTDLPEFAPGDTVVVQVKVKEGDRERLQAFEGVVIAKKNRGLNSAFTVRKISSGVGVERVFQTHSPIVAKIEVKRRGDVRRAKLYYLRELSGKAARIREKLPARKPA from the coding sequence ATGAGTGGTAAACATCCTCTAGTACAAGCTGTTGAAAATGCACAGTTAAAAACAGATCTTCCAGAATTTGCTCCGGGTGATACCGTAGTTGTTCAAGTTAAAGTAAAAGAAGGTGATCGTGAACGTCTTCAGGCTTTTGAAGGTGTTGTGATTGCTAAGAAAAATCGTGGTTTGAACTCTGCGTTCACAGTACGTAAGATCTCAAGCGGTGTTGGTGTTGAGCGTGTATTCCAAACACATTCACCAATCGTTGCGAAAATCGAAGTGAAACGTCGTGGTGACGTTCGTCGTGCTAAACTTTACTACCTACGTGAATTGTCTGGTAAAGCTGCACGTATTCGTGAAAAATTACCTGCTCGTAAACCTGCTTAA
- a CDS encoding lipase family alpha/beta hydrolase has translation MIIRSSRVLYIALLGASLYVLLFIFQQYTYAISQFPNQQTATYVSSNYAKTRYPVVFTHGMLGFDRLGSSAFGLDYWYQILPDLSRNGANVWATTVSPFNSSEVRGEQLIAQIETILALTQAEKVNLIGHSHGGPTIRYAAAMMPERVASLTTVGSPHQGSPVADVILKAEHTLLEKPLIKGLEFLGSAILLSQQLDPQLFPHDVLAAGHSLSTRGSQDFNQRFPMGLPSRYCGNAPTQQNGIRFYSFTGNRAITNLLDPIDGFLLLNSQLIDAGRDNDGLVARCSARFGKVIRDNYYWNHMDEVNQLLGLRNIILSADPVAIYRQHLNRLKQDGV, from the coding sequence ATGATCATCAGATCGTCTCGTGTACTTTATATCGCACTGCTGGGTGCATCCTTATATGTATTATTATTTATTTTTCAACAATATACATATGCAATAAGCCAATTTCCTAACCAACAGACTGCAACTTATGTCAGTTCCAATTATGCTAAAACCCGATATCCAGTTGTCTTCACCCATGGCATGCTCGGATTTGATCGTTTAGGGTCCAGTGCTTTTGGGCTCGATTATTGGTATCAAATACTACCTGATCTCAGCCGAAATGGTGCCAATGTATGGGCAACGACAGTATCACCCTTTAACTCCTCTGAAGTTCGTGGTGAGCAACTCATTGCGCAAATTGAAACGATTCTGGCACTAACACAAGCTGAGAAAGTCAATTTAATTGGGCATTCCCACGGTGGTCCCACCATTCGTTATGCGGCAGCCATGATGCCTGAGCGCGTAGCCTCACTGACCACGGTTGGTTCACCACATCAAGGCTCTCCTGTCGCAGATGTCATTCTGAAAGCTGAACATACGTTATTAGAAAAACCGTTGATTAAAGGCTTAGAATTTCTTGGCAGTGCCATTTTGCTCTCACAGCAACTGGATCCGCAATTATTTCCACATGATGTTTTAGCAGCAGGTCATAGCCTATCGACGCGTGGTTCGCAAGACTTTAACCAACGTTTCCCCATGGGGCTACCGAGCCGCTACTGTGGAAATGCGCCGACGCAACAAAATGGCATACGTTTTTATTCTTTTACTGGGAATCGCGCGATCACCAATTTACTCGACCCCATCGATGGCTTTTTGCTATTAAATAGCCAACTCATCGATGCTGGACGAGATAATGATGGTCTCGTCGCCCGTTGTAGTGCCCGATTTGGTAAGGTCATTCGGGATAATTATTATTGGAATCATATGGATGAAGTGAACCAATTGTTAGGGCTGCGTAATATTATTCTTTCAGCAGATCCCGTGGCTATTTATCGCCAGCATCTAAATCGACTTAAACAGGATGGTGTTTAG
- a CDS encoding lipase secretion chaperone, which translates to MSKSNIYFAILCAILLVAILFYVIPSTSKSLPGESATQAQQLQQHAASESLSTATLDPENLKSLSQQDTQIDCQLQLTAQGHLRVNEHTRNCFEYFISQYGEKELAHIQKAFIRYIEQHYQAPAAAQIIDLWQRYLKYRQESVDLQSSNTTALEETAAITAYFEKVHALRKNYFNATEIQGLFGEEDLYNNYTLQRMAILEDSTLSAAQKAQQLKKRFEALPQEWQENLKQLTQLDDLNRLTQQIKSQSGSAQQLRAMRNALVGTEATVRLEQLDQQRQQWKQQVLGFLNEKDKILQSNLNDASKKQAIQSLRDQSFADAKQQSRLKTFEDIHQQGGQLPFID; encoded by the coding sequence ATGTCAAAAAGTAATATCTACTTTGCTATTCTATGCGCGATTTTACTGGTAGCGATCTTGTTCTATGTTATCCCATCTACCTCTAAAAGTTTACCTGGCGAAAGTGCAACACAAGCTCAACAATTACAACAGCATGCTGCCAGTGAAAGCTTAAGCACTGCGACGCTTGATCCTGAAAACCTAAAAAGCTTAAGTCAGCAAGACACACAGATTGACTGCCAATTGCAACTGACTGCCCAAGGGCATTTACGTGTCAATGAACATACACGCAATTGCTTTGAATACTTTATCAGTCAATATGGCGAAAAAGAGCTGGCTCATATTCAAAAAGCCTTTATCCGCTATATTGAACAGCATTATCAAGCACCTGCAGCAGCACAAATCATTGATCTATGGCAACGTTATCTAAAATATCGCCAAGAGTCAGTCGATTTACAGTCTTCCAATACAACGGCTTTGGAAGAGACTGCAGCGATCACTGCATATTTTGAAAAAGTCCATGCTCTACGTAAAAATTATTTTAATGCTACAGAAATTCAAGGTTTATTTGGCGAAGAAGACTTATATAACAACTACACGCTACAACGTATGGCTATTTTAGAAGATAGCACACTCAGTGCAGCACAAAAGGCACAACAACTCAAAAAACGCTTTGAAGCCTTACCCCAAGAATGGCAAGAAAACTTAAAACAACTGACCCAACTAGATGATCTCAATCGCTTAACGCAACAAATCAAATCACAATCCGGCTCAGCACAACAATTACGTGCCATGCGCAATGCCTTGGTCGGCACTGAAGCCACCGTGCGTCTTGAGCAACTAGACCAACAACGTCAACAATGGAAACAACAGGTTTTAGGCTTTCTCAATGAAAAAGATAAAATTTTACAAAGCAATCTAAATGATGCTTCAAAAAAACAAGCAATACAAAGCCTGAGAGATCAGTCCTTTGCTGACGCCAAACAGCAATCTCGTTTAAAAACTTTTGAAGATATTCACCAACAAGGAGGGCAACTCCCCTTTATCGATTAA
- the truB gene encoding tRNA pseudouridine(55) synthase TruB, with protein sequence MRSSSTKIQRRPVHGVFLLNKPLGLSSNAALQKVRWLFRAQKAGHTGALDPLASGLLPICLGEATKFSHYLLDSDKRYRTVVQLGQSTTTGDVEGEVLEQQAIPHLTPRDIEAVLAQFLGQIQQVPPMYSALKKHGRPLYELARQGIEIEREARPIQIHSITLLAYQNGALSLEVLCSKGTYVRVLGEDIAKALGTVGHLSYLQRIQTGHFQLIPEYSIEYLESLTEAEREQLLLPVYSSIDHFPKVQVPEGRREYFSRGMESNIDHAAAAQVLVFDAEHCLGLAEITDKKRLVPKRVLNL encoded by the coding sequence ATGCGAAGCAGTTCAACCAAGATCCAACGCCGCCCAGTTCATGGTGTATTTCTCTTAAATAAGCCGCTTGGTCTCAGTTCTAATGCGGCATTACAAAAAGTACGTTGGTTGTTTCGTGCACAGAAAGCCGGTCATACCGGCGCACTTGATCCGTTAGCGAGTGGTTTATTGCCGATTTGTTTGGGTGAGGCAACGAAGTTTTCTCATTATTTATTGGATTCAGACAAACGCTATCGTACTGTGGTGCAGCTTGGGCAGAGCACCACTACGGGGGATGTTGAAGGTGAAGTCTTAGAACAGCAGGCTATTCCTCATTTAACTCCTCGTGATATAGAAGCAGTATTGGCACAGTTTCTCGGGCAGATTCAACAAGTACCGCCGATGTATTCAGCATTGAAAAAACATGGTCGCCCCTTGTATGAATTGGCGCGTCAAGGCATTGAGATCGAAAGAGAAGCACGCCCAATTCAGATTCATAGCATTACCTTATTGGCGTATCAGAATGGCGCTTTATCTTTAGAGGTACTGTGTTCTAAGGGGACTTATGTACGTGTTTTGGGTGAAGATATTGCCAAAGCATTAGGTACGGTAGGGCATTTAAGTTATTTACAGCGGATTCAAACGGGTCATTTTCAATTGATTCCTGAATATAGCATTGAGTATCTAGAGTCTTTAACGGAAGCTGAACGAGAGCAGTTGTTATTGCCTGTGTATAGTTCGATCGATCACTTTCCTAAAGTACAAGTTCCTGAAGGTCGCCGTGAATATTTCTCTCGTGGCATGGAAAGTAATATCGATCATGCGGCAGCGGCACAAGTATTGGTCTTTGATGCTGAGCACTGTTTGGGCTTGGCTGAAATTACCGATAAAAAGCGCTTGGTTCCGAAACGCGTGCTGAATTTATAG
- a CDS encoding TSUP family transporter: MEFDLILGLVFFAFCAGAIDAAVGGGGLIQIPALMNAFPNISPATMLGTNKLAAISGTTSAAFSFVRRVKLSWKLLLVIAVCALISSYGGAACVALIPTSILKPLVLVLLIVIAVYTFTKKQFGQDHQAQPITSKVLVLAGVGSVLVGFYDGIFGPGTGSFFIFYFIRFLKVDFLHASALAKVANFMTNFAALSFFIPAGHVLLGYGLVMAVANVAGAICGVKMALKYGSGFIRILFLILVSVLICRLSYQIFFAAA, from the coding sequence GTGGAATTTGATCTGATTTTAGGCTTGGTGTTTTTCGCTTTTTGTGCTGGCGCAATTGATGCAGCAGTCGGAGGTGGTGGTCTAATCCAGATTCCAGCGTTGATGAATGCATTTCCCAATATATCGCCAGCAACCATGTTGGGGACCAATAAACTTGCTGCGATCAGTGGTACGACCTCAGCCGCATTCTCTTTTGTGCGCCGCGTTAAACTGTCATGGAAGTTATTGTTGGTGATTGCGGTCTGTGCACTGATAAGCTCCTATGGCGGGGCGGCCTGCGTGGCGCTGATTCCGACCAGTATTTTAAAGCCCTTGGTATTGGTGCTGTTGATTGTGATCGCTGTCTATACCTTTACCAAGAAACAGTTTGGTCAAGATCATCAAGCTCAACCAATCACCAGCAAAGTTCTGGTTTTGGCGGGAGTCGGTAGTGTCTTGGTGGGTTTTTATGATGGGATTTTTGGACCAGGTACCGGAAGTTTCTTTATTTTTTATTTTATTCGCTTCTTAAAAGTGGATTTTTTACATGCTTCAGCACTGGCCAAAGTGGCAAATTTTATGACCAACTTTGCCGCACTGAGTTTCTTTATTCCTGCAGGGCACGTGCTATTAGGTTATGGTTTGGTTATGGCAGTTGCCAATGTGGCCGGAGCGATCTGTGGGGTGAAGATGGCGCTGAAATATGGTAGTGGCTTTATTCGCATTCTATTTTTAATTTTGGTGAGTGTGTTGATCTGTCGTTTGAGTTATCAGATTTTCTTTGCTGCAGCTTAA
- a CDS encoding MFS transporter, with product MQPSSSNNSNNNLSFATATLEKHVIRKLYLRLLPFLMLCYFIAYIDRVNVGFAALTMNQDIALSASIFGFAATLFFVAYVAFEIPSNIAMEKFGARRWISRIMITWGIIGFCSAFVTGPISFSLSRFLLGAAEAGFFPGVLLYLTLWFPKRYMAGIVAMFMVAIPLSNFFGAPLSALLLNLHGWLGFKGWQILLMLEALPAVVLGLLCLWILPNRPQDAKWLTANEQQWLSQTLAQERLVQAQTTTHHHALPHSAKQQLQYAIRHPYFWLFAIVYAGSSATSNILSLWMPQILKQHHLDTMQTAWLTMIPFGLSALFMVFWGLRANQVANKRATIILPLLLTSISLFLGIFFESVTLSVLLFSLTLMGNYALKGPFWSFVASSMPPSVLAVTIAGINTLAHIGTGLINASVGMIKDSSGSFAMSLLPLALLTLTGAIIIASIGRHTIALKSFNQE from the coding sequence ATGCAGCCCAGCTCCTCTAACAACTCTAACAACAATTTGTCATTTGCCACAGCCACATTAGAAAAACACGTAATCCGCAAGCTTTATCTACGCCTACTCCCTTTCTTAATGCTGTGTTATTTCATTGCCTACATTGATCGCGTCAATGTCGGTTTTGCTGCCCTGACCATGAACCAAGATATTGCTCTCTCCGCCAGCATTTTTGGCTTTGCTGCAACCTTATTTTTTGTCGCCTATGTTGCCTTTGAAATTCCCAGCAATATCGCGATGGAAAAGTTTGGTGCACGGCGTTGGATCTCTCGCATTATGATCACATGGGGCATCATAGGATTTTGCAGTGCCTTTGTGACTGGACCCATTTCTTTTAGTCTCAGTCGCTTTTTATTGGGTGCAGCCGAGGCTGGGTTTTTCCCAGGCGTGCTCTTATATTTAACATTATGGTTTCCAAAGCGTTATATGGCAGGCATCGTAGCAATGTTTATGGTTGCCATTCCGCTGTCCAATTTCTTTGGTGCGCCATTATCCGCACTATTGCTCAATCTACATGGCTGGTTGGGCTTTAAAGGCTGGCAAATTCTGCTCATGCTTGAAGCCTTACCCGCAGTAGTGCTGGGCTTACTGTGTTTATGGATCTTACCCAATCGTCCACAAGATGCCAAATGGCTAACCGCAAACGAACAGCAATGGTTAAGTCAGACTCTGGCACAAGAGCGTCTAGTACAGGCACAGACCACAACGCATCACCACGCCCTCCCCCATAGTGCCAAACAACAACTCCAATATGCCATACGCCATCCTTATTTTTGGCTATTTGCTATCGTCTATGCTGGCAGTTCGGCGACCAGTAATATTCTGTCCTTATGGATGCCGCAAATTCTCAAACAACACCATTTAGATACCATGCAAACCGCTTGGCTAACCATGATACCTTTTGGTCTATCTGCTTTATTTATGGTGTTTTGGGGCTTACGCGCCAACCAAGTTGCCAATAAACGCGCTACAATTATTTTGCCCTTACTCTTAACCAGTATCAGTTTATTTTTGGGTATCTTTTTTGAGTCTGTTACGCTCAGCGTATTATTATTTTCACTCACTTTAATGGGTAATTATGCGCTAAAAGGTCCTTTCTGGTCTTTTGTCGCAAGTAGCATGCCACCCAGTGTTTTGGCCGTGACCATTGCTGGCATCAACACCTTGGCACATATTGGCACAGGCTTAATCAATGCGAGCGTTGGTATGATTAAAGACAGCAGTGGCAGTTTTGCCATGTCACTCCTGCCCTTGGCTTTACTTACACTGACCGGTGCCATCATTATTGCAAGCATTGGACGTCATACGATTGCACTTAAATCATTCAATCAAGAGTAG
- a CDS encoding EamA family transporter: MPNTQFIAVLYMIMSMVSYQISASFAKQLMTVLDPFSVVTLRLCFAAIMIIVMFRSWKILKRLPYLQWRHLLLYSASVCLMNVLFYASLGRLPQGIAVGLEFLGPLALALLSVQRRSDLVWVLLAIAGIALMVPWQQATEHNFSFLGAAFALGAGCCWASYIYFGQKVARQNIGMHGLSIAISLSAAVLLPISLWHNPDAVLNTQYWKPALLIALLATAIPYALDLLALRQLSKLSYGTLSSLSPAIAAIAGMLLLKEHITFWQSLALLCIMTASVGVTFRAARKPAPETS; this comes from the coding sequence ATGCCGAATACCCAATTCATCGCTGTACTGTATATGATCATGTCGATGGTGTCCTATCAGATTAGTGCCTCCTTCGCCAAACAACTCATGACTGTACTCGATCCCTTTAGTGTCGTCACGCTACGGCTATGTTTCGCTGCAATCATGATCATTGTCATGTTTCGCTCATGGAAAATTCTCAAACGTTTGCCTTATCTACAATGGCGTCATTTATTGCTTTATAGTGCGTCTGTTTGTCTGATGAACGTCTTGTTCTATGCCTCGCTGGGACGCTTGCCACAAGGCATTGCCGTGGGTCTAGAATTTTTAGGTCCTTTGGCTTTGGCACTGCTCTCGGTACAACGTCGTTCAGACTTAGTCTGGGTCTTATTGGCGATTGCAGGTATTGCGTTGATGGTCCCTTGGCAACAAGCGACAGAGCACAATTTTTCTTTCTTAGGCGCCGCCTTTGCTTTGGGCGCTGGCTGTTGCTGGGCCAGTTATATTTATTTTGGTCAAAAAGTTGCACGGCAAAATATCGGTATGCATGGTCTCAGTATTGCTATTAGTCTATCTGCTGCTGTTCTATTGCCCATCAGTCTATGGCATAACCCAGATGCCGTGCTCAATACCCAATATTGGAAACCTGCCTTGCTCATTGCCTTACTGGCAACAGCGATTCCCTATGCCCTCGATTTACTCGCTCTCAGACAACTCAGCAAACTCAGTTATGGAACTTTGTCGAGCTTGTCACCCGCCATTGCCGCAATCGCGGGTATGTTGTTGCTCAAAGAACATATCACTTTCTGGCAAAGCTTGGCTTTGCTGTGCATCATGACGGCATCAGTAGGCGTCACTTTTAGAGCGGCTCGCAAGCCTGCGCCAGAAACGTCTTAA
- a CDS encoding OsmC family protein — translation MTKIHYYQIALRWDGNLGQGTQHYRAYSRDYIVAAINKPTLLGSSDTSFRGDAQRWNPEEMLLSALSACHQLWYLHFCSVNHINVLQYEDQASAEMLEHASGAGEFRVVRLKPNVLIDQHSDPQLAYQLHEKAHEFCFIARSVNFNVTLQPHIRQHTDID, via the coding sequence ATGACTAAAATCCATTATTATCAAATTGCTTTACGCTGGGATGGCAATCTAGGGCAGGGGACGCAGCATTATCGTGCGTATAGTCGGGATTATATTGTGGCAGCGATTAATAAGCCTACATTATTGGGTTCTTCAGATACCAGTTTTCGTGGTGATGCTCAACGCTGGAATCCCGAAGAAATGCTTTTGAGTGCTTTGTCTGCTTGCCATCAGTTATGGTATTTACACTTTTGTAGTGTTAATCATATCAATGTATTGCAGTATGAAGACCAAGCATCGGCTGAAATGTTAGAGCATGCATCTGGTGCTGGAGAATTTCGTGTAGTACGACTCAAACCCAATGTATTGATTGATCAACATTCAGATCCGCAATTGGCGTATCAGTTACATGAAAAAGCGCACGAATTTTGTTTTATTGCGCGTTCAGTGAATTTTAACGTGACTTTGCAGCCTCACATTCGTCAGCACACTGACATCGATTGA
- the yddG gene encoding aromatic amino acid DMT transporter YddG: MSKRFATLIGCSAIVLWATLLALLRLASSQLQPAVAICIIYSLAALLLLALFKWPKLKNFSKTYLYTATLLFVAYELCLSFSISLAQSNQQAIEISIINYLWPSLTVFLLLLCKEQRLHWLFIPGLFLSLCGVVSVQMGDSFHHSKHFLIHLQQNPVSYVLAFCGAIIWAAYCVLTKKQGNGQNAIVLFFCATAITLWLNLLISGQFQIATLGASDIGYLGLAATAFALGYAAWNIGILHGNLNILVILSYFTPVISSLFAMLLLNVTLGLSFWSGTAMVTLGSLLCWYATQRAAPA, from the coding sequence ATGTCTAAACGTTTTGCTACGCTGATCGGTTGTAGTGCCATTGTACTCTGGGCCACATTGCTGGCTTTACTCCGTCTTGCCAGCAGCCAGCTGCAACCTGCAGTGGCCATTTGCATCATCTATAGTTTGGCCGCACTATTGCTGTTGGCACTATTTAAATGGCCAAAGCTAAAGAATTTCTCCAAAACATATCTCTATACAGCAACGCTATTATTTGTTGCCTATGAACTGTGTTTGTCTTTCTCGATTAGCCTTGCTCAAAGTAATCAACAGGCAATTGAAATCAGCATTATCAATTATTTATGGCCTAGCCTCACCGTATTCTTATTGCTGCTTTGCAAAGAGCAACGCTTGCATTGGCTGTTCATTCCAGGTCTATTCCTGAGTTTATGTGGGGTTGTCAGCGTGCAAATGGGCGACAGTTTCCATCACAGTAAACATTTTTTAATACATTTACAGCAAAACCCTGTGAGTTATGTACTGGCATTTTGTGGGGCAATCATCTGGGCTGCATATTGCGTACTGACCAAAAAACAAGGCAATGGGCAAAATGCCATCGTGCTATTTTTCTGTGCCACGGCTATCACCTTATGGCTCAATCTACTGATAAGCGGTCAGTTTCAAATCGCGACTCTAGGCGCAAGTGATATAGGGTATTTGGGCTTGGCTGCAACGGCATTTGCCTTGGGCTATGCGGCATGGAATATCGGCATATTACATGGCAATCTCAATATCTTGGTGATTTTATCTTATTTTACCCCAGTGATTTCATCACTCTTTGCCATGCTGCTACTCAATGTCACCTTAGGCCTTTCATTCTGGTCAGGAACTGCAATGGTCACGTTGGGTTCGCTACTCTGCTGGTATGCTACCCAGCGTGCCGCACCAGCTTAG